A single window of Halotalea alkalilenta DNA harbors:
- the gmhB gene encoding D-glycero-beta-D-manno-heptose 1,7-bisphosphate 7-phosphatase, with protein sequence MFDKTIDKLVILDRDGVINRDSKSFVKNLDEWIPLPGAIEAIAKLYRAGYRVAVATNQSGIARGLITPDALERMHAHLTALVAEAGGELARIEVCPHGPDDGCACRKPLPGMLLSIRDALGLTDLTTAWMVGDSLRDLQAGEAAGTRVALVLTGNGEETLGKLGALEHPERVARFASLADFADRLLAEH encoded by the coding sequence ATGTTCGACAAAACGATTGATAAGTTGGTGATCCTCGATCGCGACGGCGTGATCAATCGCGACTCCAAATCCTTCGTCAAGAACCTCGATGAGTGGATACCGCTGCCCGGCGCGATCGAGGCGATCGCGAAGCTGTACCGCGCGGGCTATCGCGTCGCGGTGGCGACCAACCAATCAGGCATAGCCCGCGGCCTGATCACGCCTGATGCGCTCGAACGGATGCACGCCCACCTCACTGCGCTGGTTGCTGAAGCCGGTGGCGAGCTGGCGCGGATCGAGGTCTGCCCCCACGGGCCCGACGATGGCTGCGCCTGCCGCAAACCGCTGCCGGGGATGCTGCTGTCGATTCGAGACGCGCTCGGCCTCACCGACCTCACCACCGCCTGGATGGTCGGCGACTCGCTGCGCGACCTGCAGGCCGGCGAGGCGGCGGGCACCCGGGTGGCGCTGGTGCTGACCGGCAACGGCGAGGAGACCTTGGGCAAGCTCGGTGCACTCGAGCACCCCGAGCGGGTCGCGCGCTTCGCCTCGCTGGCCGACTTCGCCGATCGGCTGCTGGCGGAGCACTGA
- a CDS encoding flavin-containing monooxygenase, producing the protein MTETDKSKLPTDSDTGPETIETDTLVVGAGQAGVAMSEHLSRLDVPHLVLERRRVAEAWRSGRWDSLVANGPAWHDRFPGLEFEGLEPDAFASKDRIAAYFEAYAARFNAPIRTGVEVTKVTRNARRPGFTVETSIGVIQAQRVVAATGPFQRPVIPSIAPQDERLTQLHSADYRNPEQLPEGAVLVVGAGSSGTQIADELQRAGRRVYLSVGPHERPPRSYRNRDFVWWLGVLGEWDAQVAKPGKEHVTIAVSGARGGYTIDFRALAHQGITLVGVTRAFDQGVVSFQPDLADNLARGDENYLALLDAADAYIERNGLDLPAEPEARAAYPEPVCVSQPLRELDLAEAGVSTIIWATGYAVDFDWLQVDAVDAQGKPRHQRGVSSEPGVYFLGLPWLSHRGSSFIWGVWHDAKTIAEHITIQRRYLAYRDAGQRRADG; encoded by the coding sequence ATGACCGAGACCGACAAATCCAAGCTGCCGACGGATTCCGACACAGGCCCCGAGACGATCGAAACGGATACGCTGGTGGTGGGGGCCGGCCAGGCAGGTGTTGCGATGAGCGAGCACCTGAGCCGCCTCGACGTGCCTCACCTGGTGCTCGAGCGCAGGCGCGTCGCCGAAGCCTGGCGCAGCGGGCGCTGGGATTCGCTGGTGGCCAACGGCCCGGCCTGGCACGATCGCTTTCCGGGCCTGGAATTCGAGGGTCTCGAGCCAGATGCCTTCGCCTCGAAAGATCGGATCGCGGCCTACTTCGAAGCCTACGCGGCCAGATTCAACGCCCCTATCCGTACCGGCGTAGAGGTGACGAAGGTCACCCGCAACGCTCGACGACCGGGTTTCACCGTCGAAACCTCCATCGGCGTAATCCAGGCCCAGCGGGTGGTCGCCGCCACCGGCCCCTTCCAGCGCCCGGTGATTCCCTCGATCGCACCGCAGGATGAGCGCCTCACCCAGCTGCACTCCGCCGACTACCGCAATCCAGAGCAGCTGCCCGAGGGCGCCGTGCTGGTGGTGGGCGCAGGCTCCTCGGGCACCCAGATCGCCGACGAGCTGCAGCGCGCCGGCCGTCGGGTCTATCTGTCGGTCGGGCCGCATGAGCGTCCGCCGCGCAGCTATCGCAACCGCGACTTCGTCTGGTGGCTGGGGGTGCTCGGCGAGTGGGATGCGCAGGTCGCCAAACCCGGCAAGGAGCATGTCACCATCGCGGTCAGCGGCGCCCGCGGCGGCTACACCATCGATTTTCGCGCGCTGGCCCATCAGGGCATCACCCTGGTGGGGGTGACCCGAGCCTTCGATCAGGGCGTGGTCAGCTTCCAGCCGGATCTTGCCGACAATCTGGCCCGCGGCGATGAGAACTATCTGGCGCTGCTCGACGCAGCCGACGCCTACATCGAGCGCAACGGCCTCGACCTGCCAGCGGAGCCCGAGGCCCGTGCCGCCTACCCGGAGCCCGTGTGCGTGAGCCAGCCCCTGCGCGAACTCGATCTCGCCGAGGCCGGGGTGAGCACGATCATCTGGGCCACCGGCTACGCGGTCGATTTCGACTGGCTGCAGGTCGACGCCGTCGATGCCCAGGGCAAGCCGCGGCATCAGCGCGGCGTGTCGAGCGAGCCGGGGGTCTACTTCCTCGGCCTGCCGTGGCTGTCGCACCGGGGGTCGAGCTTTATCTGGGGCGTCTGGCACGATGCC
- the crcB gene encoding fluoride efflux transporter CrcB, which produces MLASLIAVALGGATGSVLRWWLGLRLNGLFPALPLGTLTVNLVGGLVVGLALAILLRLPGIDPVWRALIVTGFCGGLTTFSTFSAEVVTMLTSGHPGWALAIISTHLLGSLAMTLLGFTLVDWLAPR; this is translated from the coding sequence ATGCTTGCTTCCCTCATCGCCGTAGCCCTCGGTGGCGCCACCGGCAGCGTTTTGCGCTGGTGGCTCGGCCTGCGCTTGAACGGCCTGTTTCCCGCCCTGCCGCTGGGCACGCTGACGGTCAATCTGGTCGGCGGCCTGGTCGTCGGTCTGGCGCTGGCGATCCTCCTGCGTCTGCCGGGCATCGACCCGGTATGGCGCGCGCTGATCGTGACCGGCTTTTGCGGGGGGCTGACCACCTTCTCGACCTTCTCCGCCGAGGTAGTAACGATGCTCACCAGCGGCCATCCGGGCTGGGCACTGGCGATCATCAGCACACACCTGCTGGGATCGCTTGCGATGACGCTGCTCGGCTTCACCCTGGTCGACTGGCTGGCGCCGCGCTGA
- a CDS encoding winged helix-turn-helix domain-containing protein: MARERLSASQARRLALSAQGFATPRPQRCDRGHLRRMLERIQVLQIDSVNAVVRAHYLPLFSRLGDYPRQLLDEAAWSAGRHRQLFEYWGHEASLLPLELYPAMRWRMLEARAGVGIYKGLARFGAEHRDVIERVLGEIERHGARPASALNTRQGPAGPWWDWSDEKQALEWLFAAGLVTVSGRRGFERLYDLPERVLPEAVLARPEPDAAAAQRELVERSARALGVATQRDLRDYYRLSPKATQEALQALVEEGRLRPVEVEGWRGPGYLVGDPVIPRRIETSALLAPFDPLIWDRARTERLFGFHYRLEIYVPEGKRRYGYYVLPFLFGERMVARLDLRTRRREGILELLAVHQEPDLAIDEYELEALALELERLADWLELPRLKLSCPRPLASRLVPLLQHRR, encoded by the coding sequence ATGGCGCGCGAGCGGCTGTCGGCGAGCCAAGCGCGGCGCCTTGCGCTCAGCGCCCAGGGGTTCGCCACGCCGCGACCGCAACGCTGCGACCGCGGACACCTGCGCCGGATGCTCGAACGCATCCAGGTGCTACAGATCGATTCGGTCAATGCCGTGGTGCGCGCCCATTACCTGCCGCTGTTCTCGCGGCTCGGCGACTACCCGCGCCAGCTGCTCGACGAGGCGGCGTGGAGCGCCGGGCGCCACCGCCAGCTGTTCGAGTACTGGGGGCATGAAGCCTCACTGCTGCCGCTCGAGCTCTACCCGGCGATGCGCTGGCGGATGCTGGAGGCTCGTGCGGGGGTGGGCATCTACAAGGGGCTCGCGCGCTTCGGCGCCGAGCACCGCGACGTCATCGAGCGGGTGCTGGGCGAGATCGAGCGCCACGGCGCGCGCCCGGCGTCCGCGCTCAATACCCGCCAGGGCCCGGCCGGCCCCTGGTGGGACTGGAGCGATGAGAAACAGGCGCTGGAGTGGCTGTTCGCCGCAGGCTTGGTGACCGTCTCCGGCCGGCGCGGTTTCGAACGGCTCTACGACCTGCCCGAGCGTGTACTGCCTGAAGCGGTACTGGCTCGCCCGGAACCGGACGCCGCCGCAGCCCAGCGCGAGCTGGTCGAGCGCTCGGCCAGGGCGCTCGGCGTCGCCACCCAGCGCGATCTTCGCGACTACTACCGGCTCTCGCCCAAGGCGACCCAGGAGGCGCTGCAAGCGCTGGTCGAAGAGGGCCGGCTGCGCCCGGTCGAGGTCGAGGGCTGGCGCGGCCCCGGCTATCTGGTCGGCGACCCGGTGATTCCCCGACGGATCGAGACCAGTGCACTGCTCGCCCCGTTCGATCCGCTGATCTGGGATCGAGCGCGCACCGAACGGCTGTTCGGCTTCCATTACCGGCTCGAAATCTATGTGCCCGAGGGCAAGCGCCGCTATGGCTACTACGTACTGCCCTTCCTCTTTGGTGAGCGCATGGTCGCTCGGCTCGACCTGCGCACCCGGCGGCGCGAAGGCATCCTCGAACTGCTCGCCGTCCACCAGGAGCCCGACCTTGCCATCGACGAGTACGAGCTCGAAGCGCTGGCGCTCGAGCTCGAGCGCCTCGCCGACTGGCTCGAACTGCCGCGACTGAAGCTCTCCTGCCCACGCCCGCTGGCAAGCCGCCTGGTACCGCTGCTGCAGCATCGGCGCTGA